Proteins from a genomic interval of Lactococcus protaetiae:
- a CDS encoding sugar transferase yields MKRWVVNVIQPQSRDAVTKPKSDVTEIAQSLGYGRISIRMQNTREMSDITLKALIEGIISEVERGDIVLHQFPTLLGFRFEEMFINCLKQKDTKIVVLMHDSEWLRGFYPKENDFLNSVDVVIGHGDKMNDALRNYGVRTNIVKKELFDYLQEKGVPLSHTLEKKAVVAGNLDKSIFIETWSGNMPELHAFGGKSTNNFGDNVVYHGSFIAQDLVEKIPKNYFGISWDDNLPGGGDYQGYTRFNSPHKVSLYLSLGMPVIVWEESAIAEFITKNHLGFTITTPNEIKEKFQSLSEKQLVEFKNNANKISKALRSGMFTRKAVIEAESIINGIENG; encoded by the coding sequence ATGAAACGATGGGTGGTAAATGTTATTCAGCCACAGTCTAGAGATGCTGTAACAAAACCTAAAAGTGATGTAACAGAAATTGCACAAAGCTTGGGATATGGTCGTATAAGCATACGTATGCAAAATACACGTGAAATGTCGGATATAACATTGAAAGCATTAATTGAGGGGATAATCTCAGAAGTGGAACGAGGGGATATTGTTCTCCATCAATTTCCCACTTTACTTGGTTTTCGTTTTGAAGAGATGTTTATAAATTGCCTGAAACAGAAAGATACAAAGATTGTTGTATTAATGCATGATTCAGAGTGGTTACGAGGATTTTATCCCAAAGAGAATGATTTCTTAAACTCAGTAGACGTCGTTATAGGGCATGGAGATAAGATGAATGATGCACTTAGAAATTATGGAGTTCGCACAAATATAGTAAAAAAAGAACTTTTTGATTATCTTCAAGAAAAAGGTGTCCCTCTTTCTCATACTTTGGAGAAGAAAGCAGTTGTTGCTGGAAATCTTGATAAATCAATATTCATTGAAACGTGGTCTGGAAACATGCCAGAGTTACATGCCTTTGGAGGAAAGTCTACGAATAACTTTGGAGATAATGTTGTCTATCATGGTTCTTTTATTGCTCAAGATTTAGTAGAAAAAATCCCTAAAAATTATTTTGGAATTTCTTGGGATGATAATTTACCAGGAGGAGGAGATTATCAAGGATATACACGTTTTAATAGCCCTCATAAAGTTTCCTTGTATTTAAGTTTGGGAATGCCTGTTATTGTTTGGGAGGAGTCAGCAATAGCTGAATTTATCACAAAGAACCATTTAGGATTTACGATAACAACGCCAAACGAGATAAAAGAGAAATTTCAATCTTTAAGCGAAAAGCAATTAGTAGAATTTAAAAATAATGCTAATAAAATTTCAAAGGCTTTGAGAAGTGGTATGTTCACTCGTAAAGCAGTTATAGAAGCTGAAAGCATAATAAATGGAATAGAAAATGGATGA
- a CDS encoding glycosyltransferase codes for MNFFINKAMGIGNSGVEHAQFYRAKLFDRVNLPYKYIFTGLVKELSEAMEHWELKQNQVIDIWEFFTFGKKIVETGVVRKNERLDKIFKDNSETHRIVQTLTSTGMLIREHIEKSPNPKDTNLLLVSRYKIEIFDFETGKRKIMFNEYRHPRRGRILENIHVYDFEGENLFFKNEVLFQRYFFEGLDELFSEKNTFILDRGEEPEVALFHHKYLDCNLIEVIHADHLGDRAVLSAPMWNNYYEYLLTHIDAADRVVVSTELQREDFLVDFPNKDEKFVTIPVGGIRDKEYSVIDFSKFKKKPTRFMTASRLASEKHIDIAIKAFVSLHEDYPDIIFDIYGQGVEEGKLQQMITELQASDYICLKGHSNNLEEVYKKYDVFISASYSEGFGLTYIEALDAGLPIVTFKARFGAMELIKNGENGYLRDFSRQDEEFSAHQLAFGLQEILKRYYPKLKKSTITSVEQFQDHVIAEKWRRMLDGL; via the coding sequence TTTGATCGTGTCAATCTGCCCTATAAATATATCTTTACGGGACTTGTGAAAGAGCTATCAGAAGCTATGGAGCATTGGGAGTTAAAACAAAATCAAGTTATTGATATTTGGGAGTTTTTTACCTTTGGGAAAAAAATTGTTGAAACGGGAGTGGTCAGAAAAAATGAACGTTTAGATAAAATTTTTAAGGATAATTCAGAAACACACCGTATTGTACAGACATTAACATCAACAGGTATGCTCATAAGAGAGCATATTGAGAAATCTCCTAATCCCAAAGATACTAACCTCCTTCTAGTTTCTAGATATAAAATTGAAATTTTTGATTTTGAAACAGGTAAACGAAAGATAATGTTCAATGAATATCGTCATCCAAGAAGAGGGAGAATACTTGAGAATATTCATGTTTATGATTTTGAAGGAGAAAATCTATTTTTTAAAAACGAGGTCTTATTTCAACGTTATTTCTTTGAAGGTTTAGATGAGCTTTTTAGTGAAAAGAACACATTCATTTTGGATAGAGGTGAAGAGCCTGAAGTTGCTTTATTCCACCATAAATATTTAGATTGCAATCTCATTGAGGTAATACATGCAGATCACTTAGGAGATAGGGCAGTCCTATCAGCACCGATGTGGAATAACTATTATGAGTACCTTTTGACTCATATTGATGCGGCTGATAGAGTTGTTGTTTCTACAGAGTTGCAAAGAGAAGATTTTTTAGTAGATTTTCCAAATAAAGATGAAAAGTTCGTTACGATTCCAGTAGGAGGGATTCGAGATAAGGAATATTCAGTTATTGATTTTTCAAAATTCAAGAAGAAACCAACTAGATTTATGACTGCATCAAGATTAGCGAGTGAAAAACATATTGATATTGCGATTAAAGCTTTTGTTTCGTTACATGAAGATTATCCAGATATCATTTTTGATATTTATGGTCAAGGGGTAGAAGAAGGTAAATTACAGCAAATGATTACCGAACTTCAAGCTAGTGATTATATTTGCCTTAAAGGGCATTCAAACAATTTAGAAGAAGTTTATAAAAAATATGATGTATTCATTTCTGCTTCATATTCAGAAGGATTTGGATTGACATATATTGAAGCTTTAGATGCAGGACTTCCCATAGTGACCTTCAAAGCACGTTTTGGTGCGATGGAGTTAATAAAAAATGGAGAAAATGGATATTTGAGAGATTTTTCTCGTCAAGATGAAGAATTTAGTGCTCATCAACTTGCTTTCGGCCTTCAAGAAATTCTAAAGAGATACTATCCTAAATTAAAGAAAAGTACGATTACTTCAGTTGAACAATTCCAAGACCATGTTATTGCAGAGAAATGGAGAAGAATGTTAGATGGATTATGA